A region from the Acyrthosiphon pisum isolate AL4f chromosome A1, pea_aphid_22Mar2018_4r6ur, whole genome shotgun sequence genome encodes:
- the LOC100569922 gene encoding E3 ubiquitin ligase Rnf157 produces MGGEKFDTPQPEAYLFGENMDLNFFSKCPTTFPYPPPEVGEPTKPLKSLVNIRKESLRFIRTEEGKTIFNIEFTFDCDSPCSITIYYFCTEDFTPSGVSFNCRDPSMTSEVYHYKRGSNQQFIQPLHMFDPSIYSTEDLTYAFNKEVIPIAIHCVAHDTSEETRQSHTTIAVVEQYSDGSYILKALKQKLFVDGLCYLLQEIYGIENKTPDLKDSGDEDLEDGSSECVICMSDMRDTLILPCRHLCLCQSCADSLRYQANNCPICRVPFRALLQIKALQKTLDNNHRIDLRTPYGYETVPLIEALNGPNFRRYSNATKVPSDPLLESSPDSQCAGLTMSKMSLDRLSRKKSCSLDSHGESLSLSDNSLSSNAAASNSDKSSKASNKDEIKPKIPIKCKDKVRVINEKANPEEETQDEDSEAEKMSPLLDSEKSIEKKVEHPQPVIVEKKEINVILNHGAEDAECYGECAARMLVTHQNEKPQLSISQERVSLPGTPMSTVSQRSSGESYTSVGSSRLLLAAYEKTTPV; encoded by the exons ATGGGCGGTGAAAAATTTGATACACCACAACCAGAAGCGTATTTATTTGGAGAAAAtatggatttaaattttttcagtaAATGCCCTACTACA ttTCCATACCCACCCCCTGAGGTAGGGGAACCTACTAAACCGTTAAAAAGTTTGGTAAATATTAGAAAAGAATCATTGCGTTTTATACGTACTGAAGAAGGTAAAACTATATTCAATATAGAATTTACTTTTGATTGCGATTCACCTTgttcaataacaatatattatttctgcaCTGAAGATTTTACACCAAGTGGGGTTTC ttttaacTGTCGTGATCCATCAATGACATCTGAAGTTTATCACTATAAACGAGGTTCAaatcaacaatttattcaaCCATTGCATATGTTTGATCCTAGTATATACAGTACTGAGGACTTAACCTATGCATTTAACAAAGAAGTTATTCCAATTGCTATACATTGTGTAGCTCATGATACTTCTGAAG aaacacGACAGTCACATACCACAATTGCAGTGGTTGAACAATATTCAGATGGTTCCTACATTTTAAAagctttaaaacaaaaattatttgtagatgGATTATGTTACTTGCTGCAAGAAATATATggcattgaaaataaaacaccCGACCTAAAA gATTCTGGAGATGAAGATTTAGAAGATGGTAGTTCAGAATGCGTAATTTGTATGAGTGATATGCGTGACACATTAATCTTACCATGTCGTCACTTGTGTTTATGTCAATCATGTGCAGACTCTTTACGATATCAAGCTAATAATTGTCCAATATGTCGAGTTCCATTTCGTGCTCTTTTACAAATAAAAGCCTTACAAAAAACATTGGATAATAATCATAga aTTGATTTACGTACTCCTTATGGCTATGAAACTGTTCCTTTAATTGAAGCTCTCAATGGTCCAAATTTTCGACGATATAGTAATGCCACTAAAGTTCCAAGTGATCCTTTACTAGAATCTTCACCTGATAGCCAATGTGCTGGACTCACTATGTCTAA AATGAGTTTAGACAGACTTTCCAGAAAAAAATCGTGCAGCCTTGATTCACATGGTGAATCATTAAGCCTTAGTGATAATTCTTTAAGTTCTAAC gcagCTGCATCTAACAGTGATAAATCATCTAAAGCTTCTAATAAAGATGAAATAAAACCTAAAATTCCAATTAAGTGTAAAGATAAAGTGAGAGTAATTAATGAAAAAGCAAATCCTGAGGAAGAG actCAGGATGAAGATAGTGAAGCAGAAAAAATGTCTCCATTGTTGGACTCAGAAAAAAGTATTGAAAAGAAAGTTGAACATCCCCAACCTGTAATAGTTGAAA AAAAAGAAATTAATGTTATACTAAATCATGGCGCAGAAGATGCTGAGTGTTATGGTGAATGTGCTGCTAGAATGCTGGTTACACATCAAAATGAAAAGCCTCAACTATCAATATctcaa GAAAGAGTGTCATTACCTGGCACTCCAATGAGTACTGTAAGTCAACGTTCAAGTGGTGAAAGTTATACTTCAGTTGGTTCTTCTCGTTTGTTATTAGCTGCTTATGAAAAAACTACACCtgtataa